From one uncultured Bacteroides sp. genomic stretch:
- a CDS encoding DUF6443 domain-containing protein, producing the protein MIKFKYVVAFVLLLFSGIVHASPKIYISEVFYDTPENEDDNITPSHNGEYVQLYNDEDFSLNLSGWKISIPDRREEFTFPMNTVLPSKAVVVICYQCDSLFEFTKIFPKYVVDNNHLLCYHKKFVLSNTQSAILLKDNSGYVIDQMEYGKNGLSASNGANITTDYCMSLRRQSVNIDLGKTFFAISDYTRSPVNPMRMPTLIYKSVSSSNDSDLAIDIPQEINSQNYVLALQLTKKLSSVENVLDPSNTLYLAQYYDGLGRPVETVQRGVTPNRKDIVVMQEYDSIGRESNKWLPTPYAGNGNFVDPNILIEESRRVYQDSNPFTHTVYEASPLNRAVEEYGAGASWQNTNHSTRNKFLANNDFDKMLKCSFFLITQNGQLEKRGIYNNGELYVTENIDEDNHESYTFKDKLDKVVLIRQINNGELYDTYYVHDDSGNLRFVLPPMAVDLLTVNKVYSDTEDALQKYGYIYKYDDYNRCISKKLPGAEAITMVYDSADHLLFTQDGEQRKYGEWTFNIPDVFNRPTVSGICTNINSDVFKNLVINSTYIGNAEGLLDTGYQLNNVTINISRILTVNYYDNYAFLDLSKVSPYKTKLTCQSMNGYASQYVNEIYPEISAKSLLTGTRIFMLGADSQEAISVTYYDDRGRVAQTKSTNHLGGFDNNYFAYTFTGKPIKYFHEHTANGKPSIKELTAYTYDHAERLLKTTHSLNGSTPVILAENTYDDMGRLQSKKQHGGVEITNYAYNLRSWLKGITTTNNRFSETLYYNESSNGSIPCYNGNISAMNWKVQNDTQRGYNFHYDDLSRITAADYQNNDANTGKNYSTTYVYDNMGNMKNLRRYGLSAKPSIFGIIDDLALSYNGNQLSSVTDASTGEPLYSGAFNFVKDTLKTTEYTYDANGNLTRDSHKKIAKIQYNILNLPSALQFTEGHTSEYLYDAAGVKRRVKQVTTTENLLVPMGSMLPVPADKVAVTTQTDYCGNVIYENGILNKILVDEGYITMNGTTPTYHYYIQDHQGNNRVVFNQSGTVEQTNHYYPFGMTFGEGIDNSDNRYKYNDKELDGMHGLDLYDYGARHYDAAIGRWGVMDPLTEKHYNISSYVYCLNNPITYIDPLGLDTIPSNALPQNWSDFDPKNDIVMLNGVEVTAHTEEATNNFMYPMLINNKVVKGKKIVDYSSMMGSIYAGYRYTERPLGEGYFRTAKGNLHSLSELKPQANGKYVRGVQGLRIGAKSAKYSVRLLSRSLNLVSYISTGYSGYRFYNNPNWSDGFDVTVGIASYAWWEVGVASSLVSAAQSEIEQRNENIVNNKDPMEGVYNPALGM; encoded by the coding sequence ATGATAAAATTTAAATATGTAGTAGCCTTTGTTCTTCTTTTATTTAGTGGTATAGTGCATGCTTCTCCTAAAATTTATATATCTGAGGTTTTTTATGATACTCCAGAAAATGAAGATGATAATATTACTCCTAGCCATAATGGTGAGTATGTTCAACTTTACAATGATGAAGATTTTTCTTTGAATCTTTCAGGTTGGAAAATTAGTATACCTGATCGACGTGAGGAATTTACATTTCCTATGAATACTGTTTTACCAAGTAAAGCTGTTGTTGTAATTTGTTATCAATGTGATTCACTGTTTGAATTTACTAAAATATTTCCTAAATACGTAGTTGATAATAATCATTTATTATGCTATCATAAAAAATTTGTATTAAGTAATACTCAATCTGCTATTCTTTTGAAAGATAATTCTGGTTATGTCATTGACCAAATGGAATATGGTAAGAATGGATTGTCTGCATCGAATGGTGCAAATATAACGACCGATTATTGTATGTCTTTGAGACGTCAAAGTGTGAATATTGATTTAGGTAAGACTTTTTTTGCAATTTCTGATTATACTAGATCTCCAGTTAATCCAATGAGAATGCCTACATTAATATATAAAAGTGTTTCGTCTTCAAATGATAGCGATTTAGCAATTGATATACCCCAAGAGATAAACTCTCAGAATTATGTATTGGCATTGCAATTAACAAAGAAGCTATCTTCGGTGGAAAATGTATTGGATCCTTCCAATACTCTTTACTTAGCTCAATATTACGATGGGTTAGGGCGACCAGTTGAAACTGTGCAGCGTGGAGTAACTCCCAATAGAAAAGATATTGTAGTAATGCAGGAGTATGATAGTATAGGTAGAGAAAGTAATAAATGGTTGCCCACTCCTTATGCAGGTAATGGTAATTTTGTTGATCCAAATATACTTATAGAAGAGTCTAGAAGAGTATATCAAGATTCAAATCCCTTTACTCATACCGTTTATGAAGCTTCACCTTTAAATAGAGCTGTGGAAGAATATGGAGCAGGTGCTAGTTGGCAGAATACTAACCATTCAACAAGAAATAAATTCTTAGCAAATAATGATTTTGACAAAATGCTTAAGTGTTCTTTCTTTCTCATAACGCAAAATGGGCAATTAGAGAAAAGGGGCATTTATAATAATGGTGAACTATACGTAACAGAAAATATAGATGAAGATAATCATGAGTCATACACTTTCAAGGATAAACTAGATAAAGTTGTGTTAATCCGCCAAATAAATAATGGTGAACTTTATGATACTTATTATGTACATGATGATTCTGGCAACTTACGTTTTGTACTTCCCCCTATGGCTGTTGATTTACTTACAGTCAACAAAGTATATTCTGATACTGAAGATGCCTTGCAAAAATATGGGTATATCTATAAATATGATGATTACAACCGTTGCATTTCTAAAAAGCTTCCAGGGGCTGAAGCTATTACAATGGTTTATGATTCAGCGGATCATCTTCTATTTACTCAAGATGGTGAACAACGAAAATATGGGGAATGGACGTTTAATATTCCTGACGTATTTAATAGACCTACGGTAAGTGGTATTTGTACAAATATCAATTCCGATGTATTCAAGAATCTTGTTATTAATAGCACCTATATTGGCAATGCTGAAGGATTACTTGATACTGGTTATCAGCTAAATAATGTAACAATAAACATCTCTCGTATTTTGACTGTGAATTACTATGATAACTATGCTTTCTTAGATTTATCTAAGGTGAGTCCCTATAAAACAAAATTGACTTGTCAGTCTATGAATGGTTATGCTTCACAATATGTAAACGAAATATATCCTGAAATATCCGCTAAGAGTTTGCTTACTGGTACGCGAATATTTATGTTAGGTGCTGATTCCCAGGAAGCTATCTCTGTTACTTATTATGATGATAGAGGACGAGTAGCTCAAACCAAATCGACCAATCATTTAGGTGGTTTTGATAACAATTACTTTGCTTATACTTTTACAGGTAAACCGATAAAGTATTTTCATGAGCATACGGCAAATGGCAAACCAAGTATTAAAGAACTGACCGCTTACACTTATGATCATGCTGAGCGTTTATTGAAAACCACCCACTCGCTGAATGGTTCAACTCCGGTTATATTAGCAGAGAATACCTATGATGATATGGGGCGCCTTCAGTCTAAAAAACAGCATGGAGGTGTTGAAATCACTAACTATGCATATAACCTGCGAAGCTGGCTGAAGGGCATTACTACAACCAATAATCGTTTTAGTGAAACCTTGTATTACAATGAATCATCCAATGGCAGCATTCCGTGCTATAATGGTAATATCAGTGCAATGAACTGGAAAGTGCAGAATGATACTCAAAGAGGATATAATTTTCATTACGATGACCTGAGTCGTATTACCGCAGCCGATTATCAGAATAATGATGCTAATACCGGCAAAAATTATTCAACTACCTATGTGTATGATAATATGGGTAATATGAAGAACCTGAGAAGATATGGTTTGTCTGCTAAACCATCAATCTTTGGAATTATAGATGATTTGGCGTTGAGTTACAATGGGAACCAGTTAAGTAGCGTAACAGATGCATCAACGGGTGAACCGTTATACTCAGGAGCATTTAATTTTGTGAAAGATACTTTGAAGACGACCGAATATACTTATGATGCCAATGGTAATTTAACAAGAGATTCTCACAAGAAAATAGCAAAAATTCAATACAATATATTAAATTTGCCAAGCGCGTTGCAATTTACCGAGGGGCATACTTCAGAGTATCTTTATGATGCTGCAGGAGTGAAACGGAGAGTAAAACAAGTAACTACTACTGAGAATCTGTTGGTACCAATGGGAAGTATGCTTCCTGTTCCTGCTGATAAAGTAGCAGTAACAACTCAGACGGACTATTGCGGCAATGTGATCTATGAAAACGGAATCCTTAACAAGATACTGGTTGATGAAGGTTATATAACGATGAACGGTACAACGCCCACTTACCATTACTATATTCAGGATCATCAGGGAAATAACCGTGTGGTATTTAATCAAAGTGGAACGGTTGAACAAACCAATCATTATTATCCCTTCGGCATGACTTTTGGTGAAGGAATTGATAATTCTGATAACAGGTATAAGTACAATGACAAGGAATTGGACGGGATGCATGGGTTGGATTTATATGATTATGGTGCTCGGCATTATGATGCTGCTATTGGGAGATGGGGAGTGATGGATCCTTTGACTGAAAAACATTATAATATATCTTCATATGTGTATTGTTTAAATAATCCAATAACTTACATTGATCCATTAGGATTAGATACTATACCTAGTAATGCCTTACCTCAAAATTGGTCAGATTTTGACCCAAAGAACGATATTGTAATGTTGAATGGGGTTGAGGTTACCGCTCATACGGAAGAAGCTACTAATAATTTCATGTATCCAATGTTAATTAATAATAAAGTAGTAAAAGGCAAAAAGATAGTTGATTATTCATCAATGATGGGAAGTATATATGCTGGATATAGATATACTGAAAGACCATTGGGAGAAGGATATTTTAGAACAGCAAAAGGAAACTTACATTCTTTATCAGAACTAAAGCCTCAGGCTAATGGCAAATATGTTAGGGGAGTACAAGGATTGAGGATTGGAGCAAAATCTGCAAAGTACTCAGTAAGGTTGTTAAGCCGATCACTTAATTTAGTAAGCTACATTTCAACGGGATATTCTGGTTATCGTTTTTATAATAATCCCAATTGGAGCGATGGCTTTGATGTTACTGTGGGAATTGCAAGCTATGCTTGGTGGGAAGTTGGAGTAGCTTCTTCTTTAGTGTCTGCTGCACAGTCAGAAATAGAACAAAGAAATGAAAACATAGTAAATAATAAAGATCCCATGGAAGGAGTATATAATCCGGCCTTGGGGATGTAG